One region of Eubacterium sp. 1001713B170207_170306_E7 genomic DNA includes:
- a CDS encoding prepilin-type N-terminal cleavage/methylation domain-containing protein, with translation MKKQWKLDNKGMTLLEVIVAFAIFAIAATILITGFNGALKVMGNSEAIKDASQKNASGLESPLEVIEEEGYTVKKLDAPTTATFTYDGKMYVINGSYIKAISTKSNDSLAMEMALFEADALGSAETPETPETPDAPVITPPSSDKAYYDNDRKQYPYNSYIVFNTGTFCTQAFDDMAQDPDDPNNKWLAYRPFGRYFSSLVVTDTPNYPAHGTTQAYYENVKQIYFIGKPPMTFSTHGGISYAVKLCYIGTETEDKTNIDIEVKYDYTSNQRKNVIIEGETNQFILNTCEGNQSIILYLPKPLTITAKCTDYANTPATISEVTLSPGFYALPSGTDLFKITYDTDEKDKYSDSSATGYYRPDMTEAELKKMGIEY, from the coding sequence ATGAAGAAACAATGGAAGCTCGACAATAAAGGCATGACCCTGCTGGAAGTGATCGTAGCCTTTGCGATATTCGCGATTGCGGCGACGATTTTGATTACCGGGTTTAATGGGGCGCTGAAGGTGATGGGGAATAGTGAGGCCATTAAGGATGCGAGTCAGAAGAATGCGAGTGGATTGGAATCACCGTTGGAAGTAATTGAAGAAGAAGGTTACACGGTAAAAAAGCTGGATGCACCAACAACAGCAACCTTTACTTATGATGGTAAAATGTATGTTATAAATGGTAGTTATATAAAGGCTATAAGCACAAAAAGCAACGATTCTTTAGCTATGGAAATGGCACTTTTTGAAGCAGATGCTTTAGGTTCGGCAGAAACGCCGGAAACACCAGAGACACCAGATGCACCAGTTATTACGCCACCTTCATCGGACAAAGCGTATTATGACAATGACAGGAAACAATATCCTTACAATTCATATATTGTATTTAATACGGGAACTTTTTGTACTCAGGCATTCGATGATATGGCTCAAGACCCTGATGATCCGAATAATAAATGGCTGGCTTATAGACCTTTTGGCCGATACTTTTCCAGTTTAGTTGTCACAGATACACCTAATTATCCAGCGCATGGAACCACTCAAGCGTATTACGAGAATGTTAAACAAATTTATTTTATTGGAAAACCTCCAATGACTTTTTCTACCCATGGCGGAATATCTTATGCTGTTAAATTATGCTATATTGGTACTGAAACAGAGGATAAGACTAATATTGATATCGAAGTAAAATATGATTATACATCTAATCAGCGAAAGAATGTAATCATAGAGGGCGAAACGAATCAGTTTATTTTAAATACCTGCGAAGGCAATCAATCCATTATTTTGTACTTGCCAAAGCCTTTAACCATAACAGCCAAATGTACAGATTATGCAAACACACCAGCAACTATTTCAGAAGTAACGCTTTCGCCGGGCTTCTATGCTTTACCTTCTGGGACGGATTTATTCAAAATAACTTATGATACAGATGAAAAAGATAAATATTCTGACAGCTCAGCAACGGGATACTATCGGCCTGATATGACGGAAGCGGAACTGAAAAAGATGGGTATTGAATACTAA
- a CDS encoding prepilin-type N-terminal cleavage/methylation domain-containing protein has product MKQWNKIRNNKGFTLVELIVTLAIASIVMLVAGNYLFFGNRMFAENEVKNTDKYIGDSVFQFMKERLIYAGKIEVIDRAKVLSGESEAKYSHIFELSGNSVEENKGYLEFTNDKTVKAPEDIYGVDFYRNNKISYTLRLDEKDSTKTTFVLTVYVYNTKGEEVYQTGAAIRNLNIRLEKNNGEIETINYKEETSKVFMNPVISYEDKKSKAIDPFEEMAKQLREDYIGTYETLWKIWHSELDKNSLIDHDKYFNKGTSQGGNSQIRTYIYKQIYNGSWPEFTNFSEKMLKDLSPEYDRIIKFLETNPDLYYQPMLGLQSSGSYSPNSKPLNFAKDNCFIYLGASNVPASNWSAYFVYDHENNLWYASAKEHSYTHKMEGQGIASMNWQTLKQELDDQSKWIPLNSY; this is encoded by the coding sequence ATGAAACAATGGAATAAAATAAGAAATAATAAAGGCTTTACTTTAGTTGAGTTGATCGTTACACTTGCGATTGCTTCCATTGTGATGCTGGTCGCAGGCAACTATCTTTTCTTTGGAAACCGAATGTTTGCTGAAAATGAAGTAAAGAATACAGATAAATATATTGGTGACAGTGTCTTTCAGTTTATGAAAGAAAGGCTGATTTATGCTGGTAAGATTGAAGTAATTGATAGAGCAAAAGTTTTATCGGGTGAGTCTGAAGCTAAGTATAGTCATATTTTTGAATTAAGCGGTAATTCTGTGGAGGAAAATAAAGGATACTTAGAATTTACCAATGATAAAACCGTTAAAGCACCAGAGGACATATACGGTGTGGATTTTTATCGTAATAATAAGATTTCATATACGCTTAGGCTGGATGAAAAGGACAGTACAAAAACAACGTTTGTTTTGACAGTTTATGTTTATAATACAAAAGGTGAAGAGGTTTACCAAACCGGAGCCGCAATTAGAAATCTCAATATTCGTTTGGAAAAAAACAACGGAGAAATTGAAACGATTAATTATAAAGAAGAAACGTCAAAAGTATTCATGAATCCGGTCATATCTTACGAGGATAAAAAAAGTAAGGCGATTGATCCTTTTGAAGAAATGGCAAAGCAGCTAAGAGAAGATTATATTGGAACGTATGAGACTTTATGGAAAATATGGCACAGTGAACTTGATAAAAATTCTTTAATAGATCATGATAAATATTTTAATAAAGGAACAAGTCAAGGTGGTAACAGCCAAATTAGAACATATATATATAAACAGATTTATAATGGAAGTTGGCCTGAATTTACAAATTTTTCGGAAAAAATGTTAAAAGATTTGTCACCAGAATATGATCGTATAATCAAGTTTTTAGAAACGAATCCAGATTTATACTATCAGCCTATGTTGGGATTACAAAGTAGTGGGTCTTATAGTCCAAATAGCAAACCATTGAACTTTGCTAAGGATAATTGTTTTATTTATTTGGGAGCATCAAATGTTCCTGCGTCTAACTGGAGTGCGTATTTTGTTTATGATCATGAAAATAATTTATGGTATGCAAGTGCAAAAGAACATTCTTATACACATAAAATGGAAGGGCAAGGTATTGCAAGTATGAATTGGCAGACACTAAAACAAGAACTGGATGATCAAAGTAAATGGATACCGTTAAATTCATATTAA
- a CDS encoding prepilin-type N-terminal cleavage/methylation domain-containing protein encodes MKLLSQFRNKVAGFTLVELIVVLVILAILAAFTIPAMLGFVEDARSKASITLAREVYTAAQSAATELFNQIGGENLADGNTDNINGFKEKVGKKIQALTAGDINFTKVVTGDGPNTSANAKRDFIEVAIRYSEGNSYKSSEFKYPNSAKVWFDRKDKDSGQFVVKAVWYVDKEGKYRIIILEDSTKGISTTVEKIK; translated from the coding sequence ATGAAATTATTAAGTCAGTTTAGAAATAAAGTAGCAGGCTTCACCCTTGTAGAACTCATTGTCGTCCTCGTCATCCTCGCCATCCTTGCGGCATTCACGATTCCTGCCATGCTTGGGTTTGTAGAGGATGCGAGAAGTAAAGCGTCAATTACTCTGGCACGTGAGGTTTATACGGCTGCACAATCAGCGGCTACAGAACTTTTCAATCAAATTGGCGGTGAAAATTTAGCTGACGGAAATACAGATAACATAAATGGTTTTAAAGAAAAGGTTGGAAAAAAAATACAAGCGTTAACTGCAGGCGATATTAATTTTACAAAAGTAGTTACCGGAGATGGGCCTAATACATCAGCTAACGCAAAAAGAGACTTTATAGAAGTAGCCATCCGATACAGCGAAGGGAATAGCTATAAATCAAGCGAATTTAAATATCCTAATAGTGCAAAAGTATGGTTTGATCGAAAGGATAAGGATTCTGGACAATTTGTTGTTAAAGCTGTTTGGTATGTTGACAAAGAGGGAAAATATAGAATAATCATCTTAGAAGACAGCACCAAAGGCATTTCCACCACCGTAGAAAAAATAAAATAA
- a CDS encoding helix-turn-helix transcriptional regulator, which produces MSEINLSYFPARLRELRKSHKLTQAEMAARLGVAPASISYYENGERLPDLRVMDTLYNEFDVSFEYMLGYTQHPLPPDPTVLDFLDLSPAACDNIVHHFNKTHSDSAALNILLASQSFFEYTRLLADKAIRQLRMEDTPPATPEDENERLLQTLIEENIETSYRQEIDKLTHSMEALMVEKGRNHPAFQHIAESTPNALDECLELLYKARICKKEGRPFPPEDQMLLNWHFKWLRELETEFEDGGEE; this is translated from the coding sequence ATGTCTGAAATCAACCTATCCTATTTTCCAGCCCGGCTCCGGGAGCTCCGGAAATCCCATAAACTCACCCAGGCCGAAATGGCCGCCCGCCTCGGCGTCGCCCCGGCCAGCATCAGCTATTACGAGAACGGCGAGCGCCTGCCCGATCTGCGCGTCATGGATACCCTCTATAATGAATTTGACGTCAGCTTTGAGTACATGCTGGGCTATACCCAGCACCCCCTGCCGCCAGACCCCACCGTCCTGGATTTTCTGGACCTGAGCCCTGCCGCCTGCGACAACATCGTCCATCATTTCAACAAAACCCACAGCGACAGCGCCGCCCTCAATATTCTGCTGGCCTCCCAGAGTTTTTTTGAGTACACACGCCTGCTGGCCGATAAAGCCATCCGCCAGCTGCGCATGGAGGACACCCCGCCTGCAACGCCCGAGGACGAAAACGAGCGCCTTTTGCAGACCCTGATCGAGGAAAACATTGAAACCAGCTACCGCCAGGAAATTGATAAGCTGACCCACAGCATGGAGGCGCTGATGGTGGAAAAAGGCCGTAACCACCCCGCCTTTCAGCATATCGCCGAAAGCACGCCCAACGCGCTGGACGAATGCCTGGAGCTTCTGTACAAAGCCCGTATCTGCAAAAAAGAAGGCCGCCCCTTCCCGCCCGAGGACCAGATGCTGCTGAACTGGCACTTTAAGTGGCTTCGGGAGTTAGAGACAGAGTTTGAGGATGGTGGAGAGGAATAA
- a CDS encoding YfjI family protein, with the protein MMSTTTDLMVQGNGCGIGEKSPNALRLEAKMRELSRQEEIEQYAPLKKIEMVQDRLPDFPLDCLPAGLQDFVRQLSGCKQAPVDTAAVSLLSVFSMAEGGRFMVDPGIAAVYQLGINLFTMTVMESGTGKSEIMNVLKKPIEDFVRDYNWKNREKIAMDENWSSVLRERVSKAKKQCVSGKADYSDLEEAQRELDAFKPMKKLRRITDNATSEALENLLAENDGVMSVVSTEGGVIDIMGGRYSKDGGSNIDIYLHGYSNESFDKDRAGQGHVHVDHLHLTVIFSIQPRVLKDFMRRDFIEKGMTSRFLYAIPKELDERLLRDSSNIDPLVLADYENKIRDIMSIERNVGAPYELRFSEEATELMISYNDDEIQKRIKEDLACIKRTARRIIGQTIRLAGVLHLMEHGGEAVEKREISAQTVEKAIRLTDYFLEHTKAAHKTVEDSEEIKNLKYVWEKCRGFKMPEFSSDVLREKCRGRLRTNEEQKPYIMGLIERGYLRELPEDKNNKGKDGRPKAARYRINPLLYKAILPKKDSTVTKLHPEIPKSGEPETAEAVS; encoded by the coding sequence ATGATGTCAACAACCACAGATTTAATGGTACAGGGGAATGGGTGCGGAATCGGGGAGAAATCGCCCAACGCGTTGAGACTGGAGGCAAAAATGCGTGAGCTGAGCCGTCAGGAGGAGATTGAGCAATACGCGCCGCTTAAAAAAATTGAGATGGTGCAGGATCGTCTGCCGGATTTTCCGCTGGACTGCCTGCCGGCCGGGCTCCAAGATTTTGTCCGGCAGCTGTCTGGCTGTAAGCAGGCGCCAGTGGATACGGCGGCGGTATCGCTGCTTTCGGTGTTTTCGATGGCGGAAGGGGGCCGCTTTATGGTTGATCCTGGAATCGCCGCAGTGTATCAGCTTGGGATTAATCTGTTTACCATGACGGTGATGGAATCGGGCACGGGCAAATCGGAGATCATGAATGTGCTCAAAAAGCCCATCGAGGATTTTGTGAGGGATTATAATTGGAAAAACCGGGAGAAAATAGCAATGGATGAAAACTGGAGCAGTGTGCTGAGGGAGCGTGTGAGCAAGGCGAAAAAGCAGTGTGTCAGCGGCAAGGCAGATTACTCGGATCTGGAGGAAGCCCAGCGTGAGCTGGATGCCTTTAAGCCGATGAAAAAGCTGCGCCGCATTACGGATAACGCGACTTCTGAGGCTCTTGAGAACCTGCTGGCCGAGAACGATGGGGTCATGTCGGTGGTATCGACAGAGGGGGGCGTCATTGATATTATGGGCGGACGCTACAGCAAGGACGGAGGCTCCAACATTGATATTTACCTGCATGGGTACAGCAATGAATCCTTTGACAAGGACCGGGCGGGCCAGGGCCACGTGCACGTGGATCATCTTCATCTGACGGTTATCTTCTCCATCCAGCCCAGGGTGCTTAAGGATTTTATGCGCAGAGATTTTATTGAAAAGGGGATGACCTCGCGGTTTTTGTATGCCATTCCCAAGGAGCTTGATGAACGTCTCCTGAGGGATTCGTCGAATATTGACCCTCTGGTTCTGGCGGATTATGAAAATAAAATCAGGGATATCATGTCCATTGAACGCAATGTGGGCGCGCCCTATGAGCTGCGCTTTTCTGAGGAAGCGACTGAGCTTATGATCAGCTATAACGACGATGAGATTCAAAAGCGGATTAAGGAGGATCTGGCCTGTATTAAAAGGACGGCCCGGCGCATCATCGGGCAGACCATCCGTCTGGCGGGGGTCTTACACCTTATGGAGCACGGCGGCGAGGCGGTGGAGAAACGTGAGATTTCGGCACAGACGGTGGAAAAGGCCATCCGCCTAACCGATTATTTTCTGGAGCACACCAAGGCGGCGCACAAAACCGTGGAGGACAGCGAGGAGATCAAAAATCTGAAATATGTGTGGGAAAAATGCCGCGGCTTTAAAATGCCTGAGTTTTCCAGCGATGTGCTGCGTGAGAAATGCCGCGGCCGTCTGCGGACCAATGAGGAGCAAAAGCCTTATATTATGGGGCTCATTGAAAGGGGCTACCTGAGGGAGCTGCCCGAGGATAAAAATAACAAAGGAAAGGATGGGCGGCCAAAGGCTGCGCGCTACAGGATCAATCCGCTTTTATATAAGGCCATACTGCCTAAAAAGGATTCGACGGTCACAAAACTGCATCCCGAAATCCCGAAAAGCGGTGAGCCGGAAACGGCTGAAGCGGTATCCTGA
- a CDS encoding diguanylate cyclase, which produces MEKEKRTRRTGRRVALDILFAALIVFLIVASFVDFSKRVRSSVHENAEQTLREMNQEGALLLETQVQRDFEFLHSLAAIMVADGSVDNPEMVIRNLGLGRDNYSFDRMSYIKADGMAYTSAGEALDQSGCDYFKRAMTGENAVSGILFFEQTGKDGFAVAVPVYRDGAIIGVLSGSYLTETFSNVVNMEVYGGQSITYVVQPDGSYILKPANNEVDVKKWSTDGDSKRSVREKMDRGESGYASFEGEGGTWRFCYVPTTINDWYVVTVVPDRVIMKQADYINQMALILGAKIGLALVFTGVYLAVNHRRNERREQERQERSQMDNARYRVLLENMDALFFEWDLQDNTLTCSQGWQEQMGYTPRLDDIENGGIVDTPESLSFIGFLESVRGGLEHGEEEYQVLRADTSTYWCRVRLTGIKDHQGRVRRIMGLIEDIDARKKREAQLVNQASRDSLTNLYNKKATEEQITFILKNEQRETYCHGFFLLDIDDFKAINDTYGHSVGDQVLRDLADCLLRLFRSTDVVGRIGGDEFAIFLRNAGAREDILKRARELIAEFRRIPVSGEQYVSCSLGVVIAERGEKDFKSLYSHADAAMYEAKRKGKNQYAVYETNE; this is translated from the coding sequence ATGGAAAAAGAAAAAAGAACCAGACGGACGGGCAGGCGGGTTGCGCTGGATATTTTGTTTGCGGCTCTGATTGTTTTTCTGATTGTGGCCTCCTTTGTTGATTTTTCAAAGCGGGTGCGCTCCTCGGTCCATGAGAATGCCGAGCAGACCTTGCGTGAGATGAACCAGGAGGGCGCGCTGCTTCTGGAAACCCAGGTCCAACGGGATTTTGAGTTTCTCCACAGCCTGGCGGCCATTATGGTGGCGGACGGCTCTGTGGACAACCCGGAAATGGTGATCCGCAATCTGGGGCTGGGGCGTGACAACTATTCCTTTGACCGTATGTCCTATATTAAGGCGGACGGCATGGCCTACACTTCGGCCGGAGAGGCGCTGGACCAGAGCGGCTGCGATTATTTTAAGCGGGCCATGACGGGAGAAAACGCGGTGTCGGGGATTCTGTTTTTTGAGCAGACTGGCAAAGACGGCTTTGCGGTGGCCGTGCCGGTGTACAGGGACGGCGCCATCATTGGTGTGCTGTCGGGCTCCTATCTGACGGAGACCTTTAGCAACGTGGTAAATATGGAGGTCTACGGCGGCCAGAGCATTACCTACGTGGTGCAGCCGGACGGCAGCTATATCCTGAAGCCGGCGAACAATGAGGTGGATGTTAAAAAGTGGTCAACCGACGGCGATTCTAAACGGTCTGTCCGTGAGAAGATGGACCGGGGCGAGTCGGGCTATGCCTCCTTTGAGGGCGAGGGCGGAACCTGGCGTTTCTGCTATGTGCCCACCACCATCAACGACTGGTATGTGGTGACGGTTGTGCCGGACCGGGTGATCATGAAGCAGGCGGATTACATTAACCAGATGGCCCTGATCCTCGGCGCTAAAATCGGCCTGGCGCTGGTGTTCACAGGCGTTTACCTTGCTGTGAACCACCGGAGAAACGAGCGCAGGGAGCAGGAGCGTCAGGAGCGCTCCCAAATGGACAACGCGCGCTACCGGGTGCTGCTTGAAAATATGGACGCGCTGTTCTTTGAGTGGGATCTGCAGGACAATACCCTGACCTGCTCCCAGGGCTGGCAGGAGCAGATGGGTTACACGCCCCGGCTCGACGATATCGAGAACGGCGGCATTGTGGACACGCCGGAATCTCTGTCCTTTATCGGCTTTCTGGAAAGCGTGCGTGGCGGCCTGGAGCACGGCGAGGAGGAATACCAGGTGCTGAGGGCAGACACCAGCACCTACTGGTGCCGGGTGCGCCTGACAGGCATTAAGGACCATCAGGGCCGGGTGCGCCGGATCATGGGCCTGATCGAGGATATTGACGCCCGGAAAAAGCGTGAGGCTCAGCTCGTGAACCAGGCGAGCCGGGATTCGCTGACCAATCTCTATAATAAAAAGGCCACCGAGGAACAGATTACCTTTATTCTGAAAAACGAGCAGCGGGAGACTTACTGCCACGGGTTTTTCCTGCTGGACATTGACGATTTCAAGGCGATCAACGACACCTACGGCCACAGTGTGGGCGACCAGGTGCTCCGGGACCTTGCGGACTGCCTGCTGCGCCTGTTCCGGAGTACGGATGTGGTGGGACGTATCGGCGGCGACGAGTTCGCCATTTTTCTGCGAAACGCCGGCGCCCGTGAGGATATCCTGAAACGGGCCCGGGAGCTGATCGCAGAATTTCGCCGGATTCCAGTGAGCGGTGAGCAGTATGTGAGCTGCAGCCTGGGCGTGGTGATCGCTGAGCGCGGCGAAAAAGACTTCAAGAGCCTGTACAGCCACGCGGACGCGGCCATGTACGAGGCCAAGCGCAAGGGCAAAAACCAGTACGCGGTCTATGAGACGAACGAATAA
- a CDS encoding nicotinate phosphoribosyltransferase: MQFERKLQLATDLYQMSMGNVYVEDGKQDEMAVFDVFIRNNPFSGGYTVAAGLEQVIEYIEGLAFEEADVQLLKKNHPEFSDKFINYLRHFKFTGELYALPEGTIFFPFEPIIRVKAPLVQAQLVETTILSIINHQTLIATKASRIVEEARGGAVMEFGLRRAHGTEAGYFGARAAVIGGCVGTSVVETEAMLDRPSMGTMSHSFILSYDTELEAFEKFVKYNPQNATLLVDTYNTLEQGVPNAIKVFKKALAEGGITGKYGIRIDSGDLAYLTAEARKLLDAAGLQDASICASSDLDEYLIKDLKLQGAKIDSWGIGTKLITAYDCPALGGVYKLAEIDGKPKLKVSNDPWKITNPGYKKIYRIYGRSNNMALADLMTLESETIDESQPLTIFHPMHTWKKRTITDYYVKELLVPVFVDGKCVYEKPSIRQIHDRLVQEKETLWPTFKRMVNPHVYHVDLSQPLWDMKQQLLSEAE; the protein is encoded by the coding sequence ATGCAGTTTGAACGGAAACTCCAGCTCGCCACGGACTTGTACCAGATGAGTATGGGCAACGTTTATGTTGAGGACGGCAAGCAGGATGAAATGGCTGTCTTTGATGTTTTTATCAGAAATAACCCCTTCAGCGGCGGTTACACTGTGGCCGCCGGCCTGGAGCAGGTCATCGAATATATAGAGGGACTGGCCTTTGAGGAAGCGGATGTCCAGCTTCTTAAAAAGAACCACCCGGAATTTTCAGATAAGTTTATCAACTATCTGCGTCATTTTAAATTTACCGGAGAGCTCTACGCCCTGCCGGAGGGCACGATTTTCTTCCCCTTTGAGCCCATTATAAGGGTCAAGGCGCCGCTGGTGCAGGCGCAGCTGGTGGAGACCACAATCCTGAGCATCATCAACCACCAGACCCTCATCGCCACCAAGGCCTCCCGCATTGTGGAGGAAGCCCGCGGCGGCGCGGTCATGGAGTTTGGCCTGCGCCGGGCCCACGGCACCGAGGCCGGCTATTTCGGGGCGCGCGCCGCGGTTATCGGCGGCTGTGTGGGCACCTCGGTGGTGGAAACTGAGGCCATGCTGGACCGCCCCTCCATGGGCACCATGTCCCACAGCTTTATTCTCAGCTACGACACAGAGCTGGAGGCCTTTGAGAAGTTTGTCAAATACAATCCCCAGAACGCCACCCTGCTGGTGGACACCTACAACACCCTGGAGCAGGGAGTGCCCAATGCCATCAAGGTCTTTAAAAAAGCGCTGGCCGAGGGCGGTATTACCGGAAAATACGGTATCCGGATCGACTCGGGCGACCTGGCTTACCTGACGGCCGAAGCCCGCAAGCTGCTGGACGCGGCCGGACTTCAGGACGCGTCCATCTGCGCCTCCTCCGACCTGGACGAATACCTGATCAAGGACCTGAAGCTCCAGGGCGCCAAAATCGACTCCTGGGGCATTGGCACCAAGCTCATCACGGCCTATGATTGCCCGGCCCTGGGCGGGGTATATAAACTGGCGGAAATCGACGGCAAGCCCAAGCTCAAGGTCTCCAACGATCCCTGGAAAATCACCAATCCGGGCTATAAGAAAATTTACCGGATTTACGGCCGGAGCAACAACATGGCGCTGGCCGACCTGATGACCCTGGAATCCGAGACCATTGACGAAAGCCAGCCCCTCACCATCTTTCACCCCATGCACACCTGGAAAAAGCGCACCATCACGGATTATTACGTGAAGGAGCTGCTGGTACCGGTGTTTGTGGACGGGAAATGCGTGTATGAAAAGCCGTCCATCCGTCAAATCCACGACCGGCTGGTCCAGGAAAAGGAAACCCTGTGGCCGACCTTTAAGCGTATGGTGAACCCCCACGTGTACCACGTGGATCTCTCCCAGCCGCTCTGGGATATGAAGCAGCAGCTGCTGAGCGAGGCAGAATAA
- a CDS encoding L-threonylcarbamoyladenylate synthase — protein MKTELFRTDSPLLGAVHLTKAGELIAMGETVVFPTETVYGLGANALDENAVKKIFEAKGRPADNPLIVHIADRADLKKLVTEVPEKAEKLMDAFWPGPLTLIMHKSGEVPEIVTAGLDTVAVRFPSNRIAQGLIKSAGVPIAAPSANISGRPSPTKSEHVIEDMMGRVSAIIVSEDTDVGLESTVVDTTTEPPTVLRPGGVTVAELESVIGRVQVSPNAIENVIPEKAKSPGMKYTHYSPKGDLVIVKGTDAEKVEKINRHIKKHEEMKIGILATDETMGNYHSGIIISLGSREDPEEMSHNLFARLRTFDDLGIEKIYAEDIEVGNDTLALANRLYKAGGYHFI, from the coding sequence ATGAAAACAGAACTATTTAGAACGGACAGTCCCCTGCTCGGGGCCGTCCATCTGACCAAGGCCGGAGAACTGATTGCCATGGGAGAAACCGTGGTGTTTCCGACCGAAACGGTGTACGGTCTGGGGGCCAATGCCCTGGACGAAAACGCCGTGAAAAAAATCTTTGAAGCGAAAGGACGCCCCGCGGATAATCCGCTCATCGTGCACATTGCCGACCGGGCCGACCTGAAAAAACTGGTGACGGAGGTGCCAGAAAAGGCCGAAAAGCTCATGGACGCCTTCTGGCCCGGCCCCCTCACGCTGATCATGCATAAAAGCGGCGAGGTGCCGGAAATTGTGACCGCGGGACTGGACACCGTGGCGGTGCGCTTTCCCTCCAACCGGATTGCCCAGGGGCTGATCAAGTCGGCGGGGGTACCCATTGCCGCGCCCAGCGCCAATATTTCCGGACGGCCCAGCCCGACCAAAAGCGAGCATGTGATCGAGGATATGATGGGCCGGGTATCGGCCATCATCGTCTCGGAGGATACGGACGTGGGCCTGGAGTCCACCGTAGTGGACACCACCACCGAGCCGCCGACCGTGCTGCGTCCGGGCGGCGTGACTGTGGCGGAGCTGGAGTCTGTCATCGGCAGGGTGCAGGTATCGCCCAACGCCATCGAGAACGTGATCCCGGAAAAGGCCAAATCGCCGGGCATGAAGTACACCCATTACTCGCCAAAGGGTGATCTGGTCATCGTGAAGGGCACAGACGCCGAAAAGGTGGAGAAAATCAACCGCCATATCAAGAAGCACGAGGAAATGAAAATCGGCATTCTGGCAACCGATGAGACCATGGGCAATTACCATTCTGGCATCATCATTTCGCTGGGTAGCCGTGAGGACCCGGAGGAGATGAGCCACAACCTTTTCGCCCGGCTGCGCACCTTTGACGACCTGGGCATTGAGAAAATCTACGCCGAGGACATCGAGGTGGGCAACGATACCCTGGCGCTGGCCAACCGGCTGTACAAGGCCGGCGGCTACCATTTTATATGA
- the rpiB gene encoding ribose 5-phosphate isomerase B — protein MKLAIGSDHGGFELKQVVMALLREEGIDYTDMGPETAESVDYPVYGQKVAEAVAGGGYDRGIAICGTGVGISIAVNKVPGIRGSLCTNEYMAEMTRRHNDSNVLVLGGRVLGDDLAKNIVKTWLHTEFEGGRHQRRIDMIGDIEKKYDK, from the coding sequence ATGAAATTAGCTATTGGATCGGATCACGGCGGTTTTGAGCTGAAACAGGTGGTGATGGCATTGCTTCGCGAGGAAGGCATCGACTATACGGACATGGGCCCTGAAACAGCGGAATCAGTGGATTATCCGGTATATGGACAGAAGGTTGCCGAAGCCGTGGCAGGCGGCGGGTATGACCGCGGGATTGCGATCTGCGGCACCGGCGTGGGCATCTCCATCGCGGTGAACAAGGTTCCCGGTATCCGCGGCTCACTCTGCACCAACGAATACATGGCTGAGATGACCAGACGCCACAACGACTCCAACGTGCTGGTGCTGGGCGGCCGTGTTCTGGGCGACGACCTGGCAAAGAACATTGTCAAGACCTGGCTGCACACCGAGTTTGAGGGCGGCCGCCACCAGCGCCGCATCGACATGATCGGCGACATTGAGAAAAAATACGATAAATAA